The following proteins are co-located in the Mycolicibacterium goodii genome:
- a CDS encoding DUF4235 domain-containing protein — translation MSTSQAIYKPLSMAISVAGGLLAGKVFSEIWQRVSRTDQEPPEPEDLSRSTREAIIAAAIHGLIVGVIRAGLARAQAKGFQAITDEELDNA, via the coding sequence GTGAGTACGTCCCAAGCGATCTACAAGCCATTGTCGATGGCGATCAGTGTCGCCGGCGGGTTGCTGGCGGGCAAGGTGTTCAGCGAGATCTGGCAACGGGTCAGCCGGACCGATCAGGAACCTCCCGAGCCGGAAGATCTGTCACGGTCGACGCGCGAAGCCATCATCGCCGCGGCAATCCACGGCCTGATCGTCGGTGTGATCCGTGCCGGGCTGGCCCGTGCCCAGGCCAAGGGCTTCCAGGCGATCACCGACGAGGAGCTCGACAACGCGTGA
- a CDS encoding SDR family oxidoreductase — protein sequence MTHTTDIKTWLITGASRGMGRELVEHLLERGDRVAATLRRPEQLDELARRHGDRLWRRALDVTGTAAVRNVVDAAFEAHERIDVVVSNAGYGVFAAAEDLGDDQIDDIIATNLTGSIQLARAVIPHLRNQRGGLLMQMSSMGAQLAFPGFSLYHVTKWGIEGFYEAMSAEVAPFGIRTTLIEPGVVRTGFFDAAPRMAPSAPYRGGPADPEPLSVDEMIVSPERVVAAIVRAADSDDPPRRLVLGSDAWNLITEALTARLAAVRAQRDTAAGADYGADYATGLSC from the coding sequence ATGACGCACACGACAGACATCAAGACGTGGTTGATCACCGGCGCCTCGCGCGGAATGGGCCGCGAACTCGTCGAGCACCTTCTGGAGCGCGGCGATCGCGTGGCCGCCACGTTGCGGCGGCCCGAACAACTCGACGAGCTGGCCCGTCGTCACGGCGACCGGCTGTGGCGCCGTGCGCTCGATGTCACCGGCACCGCCGCGGTCCGAAACGTGGTCGACGCGGCGTTCGAAGCGCACGAGCGGATCGACGTCGTGGTTTCCAACGCCGGTTACGGGGTGTTCGCCGCTGCCGAGGATCTCGGCGACGATCAGATCGACGACATCATCGCGACCAACCTGACGGGATCCATCCAACTGGCCCGGGCCGTGATCCCGCATCTGCGCAACCAGCGGGGCGGGTTGCTGATGCAGATGTCGAGCATGGGCGCTCAGCTCGCGTTTCCCGGCTTCTCGCTCTACCACGTGACCAAGTGGGGCATCGAGGGCTTCTACGAAGCCATGTCGGCCGAGGTCGCGCCGTTCGGCATCCGCACCACCCTCATCGAACCGGGCGTGGTGCGCACCGGATTCTTCGACGCCGCCCCGCGCATGGCGCCGAGTGCCCCCTACCGTGGGGGCCCGGCCGACCCGGAACCGCTGTCGGTCGACGAGATGATCGTCAGCCCCGAACGCGTGGTCGCCGCGATCGTGCGCGCCGCCGATTCCGACGATCCGCCGCGGCGTCTCGTGCTCGGATCCGATGCGTGGAACCTGATCACCGAGGCACTCACCGCACGGTTGGCCGCGGTCAGGGCGCAGCGAGACACCGCTGCCGGGGCTGATTACGGGGCGGATTACGCCACGGGTCTCAGCTGCTGA
- a CDS encoding cytosine permease, with protein MSATATGTPQPGTTESLESDLTVIPESGRTTDLRGQFWIWAGANIAPINWLLGALGVTMGLGLFETVAVLAVGNAIGMSLFATFVVIGQRTGVTGMVLSRAVFGRRGAYVPAAVQALVCMGWCAVNTWIVLDLVMALLGRIGIVDSDNASAAPRILVAAILMAIQVAIAWFGYRVIATFERWTVPPTVVVLVAMTLVAWFALDVDWGYTGAPTLSATEHIAALSAVMTAIGIGWGITWLGYAADYSRFVSTSVPSGKLFAVSALGQFIPVIWLGALGATLATLSTSSDPGEIIVDAYGALAIPVLLLVVHGPLATNILNIYTCTVSTQALDIHINRRVLNLVIGVVAMAIVVLFVLNGDFAATIDAWLVGIVGWLSPWAAVMLVHYFFIARQNVDPEALLAPPEAKLLSAVRPTALAALAFGVVCTWLFMYGMTPLLQGPAALALGGIDLSWLAGGLSAGIGYLALEAISARRATVSS; from the coding sequence ATGTCCGCTACCGCCACCGGGACGCCCCAGCCGGGCACCACCGAAAGCCTCGAATCCGACCTGACCGTCATCCCCGAATCGGGCCGGACGACGGATCTGCGCGGACAGTTCTGGATCTGGGCCGGGGCCAACATCGCCCCGATCAACTGGCTGCTCGGTGCGCTCGGCGTCACGATGGGGCTCGGCCTGTTCGAGACCGTCGCGGTGCTCGCCGTGGGCAACGCGATCGGCATGTCGCTGTTCGCCACGTTCGTGGTGATCGGGCAACGCACCGGCGTGACAGGGATGGTGCTGTCGCGGGCCGTGTTCGGCCGGCGCGGCGCGTACGTACCGGCCGCCGTGCAGGCCCTGGTGTGCATGGGGTGGTGCGCGGTCAACACCTGGATCGTCCTCGACCTCGTGATGGCGCTGCTCGGGCGCATCGGCATCGTCGATTCCGACAACGCCTCCGCCGCGCCGCGCATCCTGGTGGCCGCGATCCTGATGGCGATCCAGGTGGCCATCGCGTGGTTCGGCTATCGCGTCATCGCGACGTTCGAACGCTGGACGGTGCCGCCCACCGTCGTGGTGCTGGTCGCGATGACGCTCGTCGCCTGGTTCGCGCTCGACGTCGACTGGGGTTACACCGGTGCTCCGACGCTGAGCGCCACCGAGCACATCGCCGCGCTCAGCGCGGTGATGACGGCGATCGGGATCGGTTGGGGTATCACGTGGTTGGGCTACGCGGCCGACTACTCCCGGTTCGTCTCCACCTCGGTGCCGTCCGGCAAGCTGTTCGCCGTCAGCGCGCTTGGGCAGTTCATCCCGGTGATCTGGCTCGGTGCGCTCGGCGCGACGCTGGCCACGCTGAGCACGTCCTCGGACCCCGGTGAGATCATCGTCGATGCCTATGGCGCACTGGCGATCCCGGTTCTGCTGCTGGTCGTCCACGGGCCGCTGGCCACCAACATCCTCAACATCTACACGTGCACGGTGTCCACGCAGGCACTCGACATCCACATCAACCGCCGGGTGCTGAACCTGGTGATCGGCGTGGTCGCGATGGCGATCGTGGTGTTGTTCGTGCTCAACGGGGACTTCGCCGCGACCATCGACGCCTGGCTGGTGGGCATCGTGGGGTGGCTGTCGCCGTGGGCCGCGGTGATGCTGGTGCACTACTTCTTCATCGCCCGCCAGAACGTCGACCCCGAGGCGCTGCTCGCCCCGCCGGAGGCCAAGCTGCTGTCTGCGGTGCGCCCGACCGCGCTCGCGGCGCTGGCCTTCGGCGTGGTGTGCACGTGGCTGTTCATGTACGGGATGACCCCGCTGCTGCAGGGCCCGGCCGCGCTTGCGCTCGGCGGCATCGATCTGTCCTGGCTGGCCGGTGGTCTGTCCGCCGGGATCGGCTACCTCGCGCTTGAGGCGATCAGCGCGCGGCGGGCGACCGTCAGCAGCTGA
- a CDS encoding ABC transporter substrate-binding protein: MRQQTWSRRLAIAGLAAITLPLAACGGSAGGAAVDASSPPDINAAKEQAKQFRTAGMPDDWINFGEFYQSVCDTYKLGCNGFAVQGVNRVDTDMSSAEEIAAFKNETTNAPMCSDIGIAFGQVAEAEGVLLPYTPAAAADLPAAYKAADGGWVATAVGVISIMTNTDVIPNPPRSFADLLKPEYKGKVSISNPVTSGTGQATVFSTAAALSKNKGQFDLDAAMDYWAEFYKLGQRNEAEFSAASFERGETPIRLAYDFVNIQTANLVKDKGIRTENVIPSEGGVWQPSATMCNKKTEDPDLAKLVLDHTLSKEGQLTFAKVGARPVLYTLGKLDVPAELKANWLPESQYANVIQYPDDTWPDPSVVADRWENDVLTAGG, encoded by the coding sequence GTGCGTCAACAGACATGGTCACGCCGGCTGGCGATCGCCGGGCTGGCCGCGATCACGCTGCCGCTCGCGGCATGTGGCGGATCGGCGGGCGGCGCGGCGGTCGATGCGTCGTCACCGCCGGACATCAACGCCGCCAAGGAACAGGCCAAGCAGTTCCGGACCGCGGGCATGCCCGACGACTGGATCAACTTCGGCGAGTTCTACCAGTCGGTGTGCGACACATACAAGCTGGGCTGCAACGGTTTTGCCGTACAGGGCGTCAACCGCGTCGACACCGACATGAGCTCGGCCGAGGAGATCGCGGCGTTCAAGAACGAGACCACCAATGCGCCGATGTGCTCGGACATCGGTATCGCGTTCGGTCAGGTCGCCGAGGCCGAAGGCGTCCTGCTGCCCTACACCCCGGCCGCCGCGGCCGATCTGCCCGCCGCCTACAAGGCCGCCGACGGTGGGTGGGTCGCGACCGCCGTCGGCGTCATTTCGATCATGACCAACACCGACGTCATCCCCAACCCGCCCCGATCCTTCGCCGATCTGCTCAAACCGGAATACAAAGGCAAGGTCTCGATTTCGAACCCGGTCACCTCGGGCACCGGACAGGCGACGGTGTTCTCCACCGCGGCGGCGCTGTCGAAGAACAAGGGGCAGTTCGACCTCGACGCCGCCATGGACTACTGGGCCGAGTTCTACAAGCTCGGTCAGCGCAACGAGGCGGAGTTCTCGGCGGCCTCGTTCGAGCGCGGCGAGACCCCCATCCGGCTCGCGTACGACTTCGTCAACATCCAGACCGCGAACCTGGTGAAGGACAAGGGCATCCGCACCGAGAACGTGATCCCGTCCGAGGGCGGTGTGTGGCAACCCTCGGCGACGATGTGCAACAAGAAGACCGAGGATCCCGACCTGGCGAAACTCGTCCTCGACCACACCCTTTCGAAGGAAGGGCAGCTGACCTTCGCCAAGGTGGGCGCTCGCCCGGTGCTCTACACCCTGGGCAAGCTCGACGTGCCCGCCGAGCTGAAGGCCAACTGGCTGCCGGAAAGCCAGTACGCCAATGTCATCCAGTACCCCGATGACACGTGGCCGGATCCCTCGGTGGTCGCCGACCGCTGGGAGAACGACGTCCTCACCGCGGGCGGATGA
- a CDS encoding SDR family oxidoreductase, whose protein sequence is MRRVSVITGGAGGMGVATAKLVGKEHAVVLCDVRQDRLDAATATLQEIGITPTVVNCDVTDRHAVNRLFATAAGLGSLASVIHTAGVSPSMGDAEYIIRTNALGTATINEAFYAAAPRGSAIVNVASMAAHMLPEEMIPTSVFPQAMHAPDAFLKDMLAACEIVAEEARPGVAYGLSKSFVRWYSSAQAERFNGRGLRIVSVSPGSVDTEMGRLEEKTGAGAVVADAAVPRWGTPEEMAELFAFCAGDRAGYLTGTDILIDGGVVASMRERARVAAEEG, encoded by the coding sequence ATGCGCAGAGTGTCGGTGATCACCGGTGGTGCCGGTGGTATGGGTGTGGCCACGGCCAAGCTCGTCGGTAAGGAGCACGCGGTCGTCCTCTGCGACGTCCGGCAGGACCGGCTGGACGCAGCGACGGCGACGCTGCAGGAAATCGGGATCACCCCGACCGTCGTCAACTGCGACGTCACCGACCGGCACGCGGTGAACCGGTTGTTCGCGACCGCTGCCGGGCTGGGCAGCCTCGCGTCGGTGATCCACACCGCCGGGGTGAGCCCCAGCATGGGCGACGCCGAGTACATCATCCGGACCAACGCCCTCGGCACGGCCACCATCAACGAGGCGTTCTATGCGGCGGCACCCCGGGGCTCGGCGATCGTCAACGTCGCATCCATGGCCGCGCACATGCTGCCCGAGGAGATGATCCCGACCAGCGTGTTCCCGCAGGCCATGCACGCCCCGGACGCGTTCCTCAAGGACATGCTCGCGGCCTGCGAGATCGTCGCCGAGGAGGCCCGGCCGGGTGTTGCCTACGGGCTGAGCAAGAGCTTCGTCCGCTGGTACAGCTCGGCGCAGGCCGAACGGTTCAACGGCCGCGGGCTGCGGATCGTGTCGGTGTCGCCGGGGTCGGTCGACACCGAGATGGGCCGGCTCGAGGAGAAGACCGGGGCGGGCGCGGTGGTCGCCGACGCCGCGGTGCCGCGCTGGGGCACGCCCGAGGAGATGGCGGAGCTGTTCGCGTTCTGCGCCGGCGACCGGGCCGGCTACCTCACCGGCACCGACATCCTCATCGACGGCGGGGTCGTCGCGTCGATGCGGGAACGCGCGCGGGTCGCGGCCGAGGAGGGCTGA
- a CDS encoding LysR family transcriptional regulator, protein MAEMTLEGLRVCREVALLGSFTAAAHSLGYSQPAISRQVAAMEAAVGYSLFDREPRGVSVTPAGALVAEHAARVLNGVTALSRDLDGLGDRLAGRVAVGAFPAAMAALIPHAVAHLAVAHPGLAVTLAEESTPALLRDLRGGRVQVAVVGVGTGLPNYDFEGLRQHPIPAGDLCVAVPADHRLAGRRAVPVRELVEEPWIAGAGSAGDPQFAAWPTLTDPLIRHRVRSWPARLGLVATGLGICLLPELAVASVPHGVATVAVDDPAWPGRRTVALTAPDPGLAVLAVVAAVRAGAEDLRPGAT, encoded by the coding sequence ATGGCGGAGATGACGTTGGAGGGATTGCGGGTCTGCCGCGAAGTCGCGCTGCTCGGGTCGTTCACCGCGGCGGCGCATTCGCTGGGCTATTCGCAGCCCGCGATATCCCGGCAGGTCGCCGCGATGGAGGCCGCCGTCGGCTACTCCCTGTTCGACCGTGAGCCCCGCGGCGTGAGCGTCACCCCCGCGGGGGCGCTCGTCGCCGAGCACGCCGCCCGTGTCCTCAACGGCGTGACGGCGCTGAGCCGCGATCTCGACGGGCTCGGTGATCGCCTGGCCGGCCGGGTGGCCGTCGGCGCCTTTCCCGCAGCGATGGCGGCGCTCATCCCCCATGCGGTCGCTCACCTGGCCGTCGCGCACCCGGGCCTGGCCGTCACACTGGCCGAGGAATCCACGCCGGCCCTGCTGCGGGATCTACGCGGCGGGCGGGTGCAGGTCGCAGTTGTCGGTGTCGGCACGGGTCTGCCCAACTACGACTTCGAGGGTCTGCGGCAACATCCGATCCCTGCAGGTGATCTGTGCGTGGCTGTTCCGGCGGACCACCGACTGGCCGGTCGCCGTGCCGTGCCGGTACGTGAGCTCGTCGAGGAGCCGTGGATCGCCGGTGCCGGCTCGGCAGGTGATCCCCAGTTCGCGGCGTGGCCGACGCTGACCGATCCACTGATCCGTCACCGGGTGCGCAGTTGGCCCGCGCGACTGGGACTGGTGGCCACCGGTTTGGGGATCTGCCTGCTACCGGAACTGGCAGTGGCCTCGGTGCCTCACGGTGTGGCCACCGTGGCGGTCGACGATCCGGCGTGGCCGGGACGCCGGACCGTGGCGCTCACCGCGCCCGACCCGGGCCTGGCAGTGCTTGCTGTGGTGGCCGCCGTGCGGGCGGGCGCCGAGGATCTGCGTCCCGGCGCGACGTGA
- a CDS encoding class I SAM-dependent methyltransferase: protein MEAEFDTVAEWTAKVAADLGPDYHIPAGCRGSGSPAALDWLIEHTELAAGLRLLDCGAGVGGPAAYAAQAVSVHPVLVEPEAGACRAAHTLFGHPVLQAQAAALPLADNGFDAAWCLGVLCTTPNQLGLLQELHRVVRPGGRIGLLAFVAHREIPREEFDGNHFPTPERLTQLVDAAHLIVEQQLCTADLPAIPDGWNERVAAVDEALADRYGHKRAWQLAEEQSGKIGDLLGDGGLTGELLILRHE, encoded by the coding sequence ATGGAAGCCGAGTTCGACACCGTCGCGGAGTGGACCGCGAAGGTGGCCGCCGACCTCGGGCCGGACTACCACATTCCGGCGGGCTGTCGCGGCAGCGGCAGCCCCGCGGCGCTCGACTGGCTCATCGAGCACACGGAACTCGCGGCCGGGCTGCGGTTGCTGGACTGCGGCGCCGGTGTCGGTGGTCCCGCTGCCTATGCGGCGCAGGCGGTCTCGGTACATCCGGTGCTGGTGGAGCCCGAGGCCGGAGCCTGCCGGGCCGCGCACACGCTGTTCGGACATCCGGTGTTGCAGGCGCAGGCGGCCGCGCTGCCGCTGGCCGACAACGGTTTCGACGCCGCATGGTGCCTGGGCGTGCTGTGCACGACGCCGAACCAGTTGGGTCTGCTGCAAGAACTACACCGGGTGGTGCGTCCCGGCGGCCGCATCGGTCTGCTGGCTTTTGTCGCACACCGCGAGATCCCGCGAGAAGAGTTCGACGGCAACCACTTTCCCACGCCCGAGCGGCTCACCCAGCTGGTGGACGCCGCGCACCTGATCGTCGAACAGCAGTTGTGCACCGCGGACCTGCCCGCCATCCCGGACGGTTGGAACGAGCGGGTCGCGGCGGTCGACGAGGCACTTGCCGACCGGTACGGCCACAAACGGGCATGGCAGCTGGCCGAGGAACAGAGCGGCAAGATCGGGGATCTGCTCGGCGACGGCGGTCTGACCGGGGAACTGCTGATCCTGCGGCACGAGTAG
- a CDS encoding zinc-dependent alcohol dehydrogenase family protein → MSMKAAVFTAPGDPLEIREIAIPSPAPGEVLVQVVSSGVNPLDTKIRRGQAAHARVTPPAILGIDMAGVVVSVGEGVTEFRDGDEVFGMVGGVGVLQGTLAEYVTVDAALIAPKPRSLSMVQAAALPLAFITAWEALVDRAHLDDGAQVLVHGGAGGVGCIAVQLARSRGAQVYATGGPASQAAITAAGAVAIDYTSTRVEDYVQKYTGGAGFDVVFDTVGGVTLDASFTAVRYDTGHVVSALGWGTHSLAPLSFRGGTYSGVFTLQPLLSGHRRAHHGRVLRQAARLADAGRLVPRLDERAFTFENLEAAYDAVENGTSHGKVVVRIAPS, encoded by the coding sequence ATGTCCATGAAAGCAGCGGTGTTCACGGCGCCGGGGGATCCCTTGGAGATCCGGGAAATCGCCATACCCTCTCCGGCGCCCGGCGAGGTGCTGGTGCAAGTCGTCTCCAGCGGAGTCAACCCGCTGGACACCAAGATCCGACGGGGTCAGGCTGCGCACGCACGGGTCACCCCACCCGCGATCCTGGGGATCGACATGGCCGGTGTCGTGGTGTCGGTCGGGGAAGGCGTGACCGAGTTCCGCGATGGGGATGAGGTTTTCGGAATGGTGGGTGGTGTGGGCGTGCTGCAGGGGACCCTCGCCGAGTACGTCACCGTCGACGCCGCGCTGATCGCGCCGAAACCCCGGTCCCTGTCGATGGTCCAGGCCGCAGCACTCCCGCTGGCGTTCATCACGGCGTGGGAGGCCCTCGTCGATCGTGCTCATCTCGATGACGGTGCTCAGGTCCTGGTACACGGCGGCGCCGGAGGGGTGGGGTGCATCGCGGTGCAACTTGCGCGGTCGCGCGGCGCGCAGGTGTATGCGACAGGTGGTCCGGCCAGCCAGGCGGCGATCACCGCTGCCGGCGCGGTCGCCATCGACTACACCTCGACCCGTGTCGAGGACTATGTGCAGAAATACACCGGTGGTGCGGGATTCGACGTCGTGTTCGACACCGTGGGCGGAGTAACGCTCGACGCTTCGTTCACCGCCGTCCGGTACGACACCGGCCATGTGGTCAGCGCACTGGGTTGGGGAACGCACAGCCTGGCCCCGTTGTCTTTTCGTGGCGGCACCTACTCCGGAGTGTTCACACTCCAGCCGTTGCTGAGCGGCCACCGGCGTGCCCACCATGGTCGGGTGCTCCGGCAGGCGGCGCGGCTGGCCGATGCGGGCCGGTTGGTGCCGCGTCTGGATGAGCGGGCCTTCACCTTCGAGAACCTGGAGGCGGCATACGACGCCGTCGAGAATGGCACGTCTCACGGAAAAGTCGTGGTGCGGATCGCGCCATCATGA
- a CDS encoding methylenetetrahydrofolate reductase — MTYGPCGGVRPDGQCEMRSGDCVFDDVVSWDGPLATPTPVGAPLVLTDFSCAPFDEADVVRTADILAGSCDAVLVGEHQNKPDFPPTLMGRILLDALSESDVAPWITLSCRDRNRVVLEQELRGLRSIGLNTVMCVTGDGRGYDVRPDVTQTFDLDGPRLVALAAALDMVAAVPETPTAPPVPARPRRLVEKQKAGAGIAVLNHVPHPQTVARFAESARSEGLTIPVIAAVAVFTDSVSAAVLQGLPGLELDPVVTERVLGAADPVESGIEAAVDEAHALLSIDGVEGVNLSGSASSSGTRVGAEIKAEVGRRIKNLRIAKARGEAP; from the coding sequence ATGACTTACGGGCCGTGCGGCGGGGTACGTCCCGATGGGCAGTGTGAAATGCGTTCCGGGGACTGCGTATTCGATGACGTCGTGTCCTGGGACGGGCCGTTGGCAACACCGACCCCGGTGGGCGCCCCGCTGGTGCTCACCGATTTCAGTTGCGCCCCGTTCGACGAGGCCGACGTGGTCAGAACGGCCGACATCCTCGCCGGGTCCTGTGACGCCGTGCTGGTCGGCGAGCACCAGAACAAACCGGACTTCCCGCCCACCCTGATGGGGCGGATCCTGCTCGACGCGCTGTCGGAATCCGACGTCGCCCCGTGGATCACCCTGTCGTGCCGCGACCGCAACCGGGTGGTGCTCGAACAGGAACTGCGAGGCCTTCGGAGCATCGGCCTGAACACCGTGATGTGCGTGACCGGCGACGGCCGCGGCTACGACGTGCGCCCCGACGTCACGCAGACGTTCGATCTCGACGGTCCCCGCCTGGTGGCGCTGGCTGCAGCACTCGACATGGTCGCGGCCGTGCCTGAGACCCCGACCGCCCCGCCCGTGCCCGCGCGGCCTCGCCGCCTGGTGGAGAAACAGAAGGCCGGTGCCGGCATCGCCGTGCTGAACCACGTGCCGCACCCGCAGACCGTCGCCCGGTTCGCGGAGTCCGCCCGGTCCGAAGGGCTGACGATTCCGGTGATCGCCGCGGTCGCGGTGTTCACCGACTCGGTGTCCGCGGCCGTGCTGCAGGGACTGCCGGGCCTGGAACTCGACCCGGTGGTCACCGAACGGGTGCTGGGTGCCGCGGACCCGGTGGAATCCGGGATCGAAGCCGCAGTGGACGAGGCCCACGCCCTGCTGTCGATCGACGGCGTCGAGGGCGTCAACCTCTCCGGATCCGCGTCGTCCTCCGGCACGCGCGTCGGCGCCGAAATCAAGGCAGAGGTCGGTCGGAGGATCAAGAATCTACGTATCGCAAAGGCCCGAGGGGAGGCACCGTGA